The following proteins come from a genomic window of Parambassis ranga chromosome 4, fParRan2.1, whole genome shotgun sequence:
- the LOC114434440 gene encoding granzyme B-like produces MFFRCEVAVLMLALTLDGQVHTGEVIGGREAQAHSRPYMVLLQRHMQDSRIKHCGGFLLSEDYVMTAAHCQAKTFNVLLGLHDIHNRVDVQSLSVEQSFPHKGYNVTDLRNDIMLLKLSSKAQINNNVNPIALAGQDDFGLPESCSVSGWGRTENSPYMSVKLMEVNVTLIEDQRCPKQRFYCSEGETGPGEGDSGGPLVCEGMAYGVVSGKRKTTSKYTKIPDYRDWADCVMKNKAKC; encoded by the exons ATGTTCTTCCGCTGTGAAGTGGCAGTACTGATGCTCGCACTGACTCTTGATGGGCAAG TTCATACAGGGGAAGTCATTGGAGGCCGTGAGGCTCAGGCACACAGCCGTCCATACATGGTGCTGTTGCAGAGGCACATGCAGGACAGCAGAATCAAACACTGTGGTGGATTCCTTCTGAGTGAGGATTATGTGATGACTGCAGCCCACTGTCAAGCCAA GACCTTCAATGTTTTACTGGGACTTCATGATATCCATAACCGTGTAGATGTGCAGTCACTGTCTGTGGAACAGTCATTTCCACATAAAGGCTATAATGTGACTGATTTACGAAATGACATCATGCTTCTTAAg TTGAGCTCCAAGGCACAGATCAACAACAATGTGAATCCCATCGCTCTCGCTGGCCAGGATGACTTCGGCCTGCCAGAGTCTTGCTCGGTCTCTGGCTGGGGACGAACAGAAAATAGTCCATACATGTCTGTAAAACTCATGGAAGTCAATGTAACGCTGATCGAAGATCAGCGGTGTCCTAAGCAAAGGTTTTACTGTTCTGAGGGTGAGACTGGACCGGGTGAG GGAGACTCTGGTGGCCCACTGGTCTGTGAAGGTATGGCGTATGGGGTGGTGTCTGGCAAACGCAAAACAACCTCCAAATATACTAAGATACCCGATTACCGAGACTGGGCTGATTGCGTTATGAAGAACAAAGCAAAGTGCTAA